One stretch of Methylococcus capsulatus DNA includes these proteins:
- a CDS encoding DUF4845 domain-containing protein, translating into MGGMLRHQHGLTFIGFVLLMAVAGFFLLLLFRLGPVYLNHYKVSSSLESLKSDQQLPEKTREDILKTLEKRWDINMVDSVTTKDVKITRSDGSLRVQVAYDVVRPIVGNVAALIHFDDQIEVEHR; encoded by the coding sequence ATGGGCGGCATGCTCCGTCATCAGCATGGCCTGACTTTCATCGGCTTCGTCCTGCTGATGGCAGTGGCCGGTTTTTTCCTGCTGCTCCTGTTCCGCCTGGGGCCCGTTTATCTCAATCATTACAAGGTCAGCAGCTCACTGGAATCGCTGAAATCGGACCAGCAGTTGCCGGAGAAAACTCGCGAAGACATTCTCAAGACGCTGGAGAAGCGCTGGGACATCAATATGGTAGATTCCGTAACGACGAAAGACGTAAAGATCACCCGCAGCGACGGCTCCTTGCGCGTCCAGGTCGCCTACGATGTGGTGCGGCCCATCGTGGGCAACGTCGCTGCGCTGATCCACTTCGACGACCAAATCGAGGTCGAACACCGTTGA
- the rnc gene encoding ribonuclease III, whose amino-acid sequence MIRSHEHLARKLGIPFRDPGLLKNALTHRSAEGVNNERLEFLGDSVLGFVIAEYLYQRFPSADEGVLSRLRATLVNEAALAKIARELELGEYLILGSGELKSGGYRRDSILSDALEAILGAVLRDQGIDACRALILKLFDRPLSALSLDDWKKDPKTRLQELMQGRGLPLPVYTLIDQSGLPHDQHFRVRCEIPLAVEPCVGEGSSRKKAEQQAAENMLNRLSEQSRFRV is encoded by the coding sequence TTGATCCGCAGCCACGAGCACTTGGCGCGCAAACTCGGCATTCCGTTCCGCGATCCGGGCCTACTCAAGAACGCTCTCACTCACCGCAGCGCCGAAGGGGTAAACAACGAGCGCCTGGAATTCCTGGGCGATTCGGTGCTGGGGTTCGTGATCGCAGAGTATCTTTATCAGCGCTTCCCTTCGGCGGATGAAGGGGTGCTGAGCCGGCTCCGGGCGACCCTGGTGAATGAAGCCGCCCTGGCTAAGATTGCCCGGGAGCTGGAGCTGGGCGAATACCTCATCCTGGGTTCGGGCGAACTCAAGAGCGGCGGCTATCGGCGTGACTCGATCCTGTCCGACGCTCTGGAGGCCATCCTCGGCGCCGTACTGCGGGACCAGGGCATTGACGCCTGTCGGGCACTGATCCTTAAGCTCTTCGATCGCCCCCTGTCCGCATTGTCGCTGGATGACTGGAAAAAAGATCCGAAGACACGTTTGCAGGAACTGATGCAAGGACGAGGACTGCCTCTTCCGGTTTATACCCTTATCGACCAGTCGGGGCTGCCGCATGACCAGCATTTCCGTGTGCGCTGCGAGATACCGCTGGCCGTCGAACCCTGTGTGGGCGAGGGCAGTTCACGCAAGAAAGCCGAACAACAGGCGGCGGAAAACATGCTCAACCGCCTTTCGGAACAATCGAGGTTCAGAGTTTGA
- the era gene encoding GTPase Era codes for MKSGYVALVGRPNVGKSTLLNRLLGQKLSIVSRRPQTTRHRILGIKTDGRGQAIYVDTPGIHGCAQRAMNRYLNRTAISALLGVDVIIWLVDRAGWLPDDELVMARIKEAKLPVILVINKVDRLEDKDVLLPFLAEANATGLFSEIVPISALKGVNLAVLEERVLALLPEGEPIYPEDQISDRPERFFVAEIIREKLFNRLAQEVPHALTVQIEQYRESPTLVRIHAVIWVEREGQKAIVIGKGGEVLKRVGEAARKDLERMLERRVYLELWTKVKRGWSDNERALQGLGYAE; via the coding sequence TTGAAATCGGGTTACGTGGCTCTGGTGGGCCGTCCCAACGTCGGCAAATCGACACTGCTCAACCGTCTCTTGGGGCAGAAGCTCAGCATCGTCTCGCGCCGGCCACAGACCACCCGCCATCGCATCCTCGGGATCAAGACCGACGGGCGCGGCCAGGCCATCTATGTCGATACCCCTGGCATCCACGGTTGCGCGCAGCGGGCGATGAACCGCTATCTCAATCGCACCGCGATTTCCGCCCTGCTCGGGGTCGATGTCATCATCTGGCTGGTGGATCGGGCGGGCTGGCTGCCGGATGATGAACTGGTCATGGCACGGATCAAGGAGGCGAAGCTTCCTGTCATTCTCGTGATCAACAAAGTTGACCGTCTCGAGGACAAGGATGTCTTGCTGCCATTTCTCGCCGAAGCGAATGCTACCGGGCTGTTCTCCGAGATCGTGCCGATTTCGGCGCTCAAGGGCGTCAACCTGGCGGTGCTGGAAGAACGGGTTCTGGCCCTCCTGCCCGAGGGTGAGCCGATCTATCCGGAGGATCAGATTTCCGACCGGCCGGAGCGCTTCTTCGTGGCGGAGATCATCCGCGAGAAGCTGTTCAACCGTCTGGCGCAGGAAGTGCCGCATGCACTCACCGTCCAGATCGAACAGTACAGGGAATCGCCGACCCTGGTCCGCATCCACGCCGTCATCTGGGTGGAGCGGGAAGGCCAGAAAGCCATCGTCATCGGCAAGGGAGGCGAGGTTTTGAAACGGGTGGGTGAGGCGGCGCGCAAGGATCTGGAACGCATGCTTGAGCGGCGCGTCTACCTGGAACTCTGGACTAAGGTCAAGCGCGGCTGGTCGGACAACGAACGGGCGCTGCAAGGTCTGGGCTATGCCGAATGA
- the recO gene encoding DNA repair protein RecO: MPSEAPRHGDQRRVLLDRAYMLHRRDYRETSLLLELFTLRHGRIGVIAKGARRGRQGFATILQPFVPLLASWSGRGELANLSHAEAAGTGVRLQHTALFCGFYLNELLVKLLPPHDPYPELFSAYRDGLKTLAAGEDLESALRIFELSLLESIGYGLQLRVEAESGEAIRPERLYSYRIDAGPVPAGDEAGAVHGTTLLALHDRRFPSSQTRTEAKHLMRRIIAHYLDGRTLKSRELFRSSF, from the coding sequence ATGCCGTCTGAAGCCCCGCGCCATGGTGATCAGCGCCGGGTCCTGCTCGACCGCGCCTACATGCTGCATCGGCGTGATTACCGCGAAACCAGTCTCCTCCTCGAACTGTTCACGCTCAGGCATGGCCGCATCGGCGTGATTGCCAAAGGCGCGCGTCGCGGCCGGCAGGGATTCGCCACGATATTGCAGCCGTTCGTCCCCCTGTTGGCGTCCTGGTCCGGCCGCGGCGAGCTTGCCAACCTGAGCCATGCCGAGGCCGCTGGCACTGGCGTTCGGCTGCAGCACACCGCCTTGTTCTGTGGCTTCTACCTGAACGAGCTTCTGGTGAAGCTGCTGCCACCGCACGATCCCTATCCGGAACTCTTCAGCGCTTACCGAGACGGGTTGAAAACACTCGCGGCGGGCGAAGACTTGGAATCCGCGCTGCGCATTTTCGAACTATCGCTGCTTGAATCCATTGGCTATGGTCTGCAACTGCGGGTCGAGGCCGAGAGTGGGGAGGCCATCCGGCCGGAGCGCCTTTACAGCTATCGGATCGACGCCGGCCCAGTTCCCGCCGGAGACGAGGCCGGTGCGGTGCACGGAACGACCCTGCTGGCGCTGCACGACCGCCGTTTCCCCTCGTCACAAACCCGCACCGAAGCCAAACACCTGATGCGGCGGATCATCGCTCACTATTTGGACGGCCGCACTCTCAAGAGCCGCGAGCTGTTCCGCAGCTCATTCTGA
- the miaB gene encoding tRNA (N6-isopentenyl adenosine(37)-C2)-methylthiotransferase MiaB, with protein MPQKLYIETFGCQMNEYDSAKVRDLLEVSDGFELARSPEEADVLLLNTCSIREKAQEKVFSQLGRWRPLKLMRPEVVIGVGGCVASQEGEALQKRAPYVDIVFGPQTLHRLPAMLEQVRRERRPVVDVSFPAIEKFDALPEPRAEGPKAFVSVMEGCGKYCTFCVVPYTRGEEISRPVDDVIAEIVALAEQGVREVNLLGQNVNAYRGALAGGGMADLALLLHYVAAVDGIDRIRFTTSHPVEFSDALIEAFRDIPQLVNHLHLPVQSGSDRILGLMKRGHTRAEYIAKIAKLREIRPDLSLSSDFIVGFPGETEEDFEDTMALIEQLGFDQSFSFIFSARPGTPAAEMADDVPLEIKRARLARLQAKVADNAAKIASSMVGSVQSVLVEGTSRKNFNELSGRTENNRVVNFEGHPRLIGQFVDVIITESLPNSLRGRFIGLARKSRSFSNAAVQVA; from the coding sequence ATGCCGCAAAAGCTCTACATCGAGACCTTCGGTTGTCAGATGAATGAATACGATTCCGCTAAGGTACGGGATCTGCTCGAGGTTTCCGACGGTTTCGAACTCGCCCGATCGCCCGAAGAGGCGGACGTTCTACTGCTCAACACCTGCTCGATCCGGGAAAAGGCTCAGGAGAAAGTCTTTTCGCAGCTCGGGCGCTGGCGTCCCCTCAAACTCATGCGTCCGGAAGTCGTCATCGGCGTCGGCGGCTGTGTGGCGAGCCAGGAAGGCGAAGCGCTGCAGAAACGGGCACCCTATGTCGACATCGTGTTTGGTCCCCAGACCCTGCACCGTCTGCCCGCCATGCTCGAGCAAGTCAGACGCGAGCGGCGGCCGGTGGTGGACGTATCATTCCCCGCGATCGAGAAATTCGATGCGTTGCCGGAGCCTCGCGCCGAAGGACCGAAGGCTTTCGTTTCGGTGATGGAAGGCTGTGGCAAGTACTGCACCTTCTGTGTCGTACCCTACACCCGTGGTGAGGAAATCAGCCGTCCGGTCGACGATGTGATCGCAGAGATCGTGGCACTGGCGGAACAGGGCGTCCGCGAGGTCAATCTGCTGGGCCAGAACGTGAACGCCTACCGCGGCGCGCTGGCCGGCGGCGGTATGGCCGATCTGGCCTTGTTGCTGCATTACGTGGCGGCGGTGGATGGCATCGATCGCATCCGTTTCACGACCTCGCATCCGGTGGAATTTTCCGATGCCCTGATCGAGGCGTTTCGAGACATCCCTCAGTTGGTCAATCATTTGCACCTGCCGGTCCAAAGTGGCAGCGACCGGATTCTCGGACTGATGAAACGGGGTCATACTCGCGCCGAATACATAGCCAAAATCGCCAAATTACGCGAGATCCGCCCTGATCTGAGCCTCTCGTCGGATTTCATCGTCGGGTTTCCTGGCGAAACCGAGGAGGACTTCGAGGACACGATGGCGTTGATCGAACAGCTCGGGTTCGACCAGTCCTTCAGCTTCATCTTCAGCGCCCGCCCGGGTACGCCGGCGGCGGAGATGGCCGACGACGTGCCGCTGGAGATCAAGCGTGCCCGGCTGGCCCGATTACAGGCAAAAGTCGCTGACAATGCCGCCAAAATCGCATCGAGTATGGTAGGCAGCGTGCAATCGGTATTGGTCGAAGGCACATCGCGCAAGAATTTCAACGAGCTCAGCGGCCGCACCGAAAACAACCGCGTAGTGAATTTCGAAGGCCATCCCCGTCTCATCGGCCAGTTCGTCGACGTCATCATCACCGAGTCCCTGCCCAATTCTCTGCGAGGCCGGTTCATCGGACTGGCTCGTAAGTCCCGTTCCTTCTCAAACGCTGCCGTTCAAGTTGCCTAA
- a CDS encoding PhoH family protein, with amino-acid sequence MQLLLEPSDNARLANLCGQFDEHLRQIERRLGVEIQNRGNQFQIIGAGKAARAAYEVIRSLFDAAQHEIITPERVHLSLQTANVDTLVSETGAPEDEALIRTKRSVIRARGANQRKYLQNIEQHDINFGIGPAGTGKTYLAVACAVAALEQEQVRRLVLARPAVEAGEKLGFLPGDMAQKIDPYLRPLYDALYEMLGFERVAKLIERNVIEVAPLAFMRGRTLNDSFIILDEAQNTTIEQIKMFLTRVGFGSRAVITGDITQTDLPRNKESGLRHVLQVLRDVEGISFTFFSTRDVVRHPLVQRIVAAYEAHEKAQQESSE; translated from the coding sequence ATGCAGTTGCTCCTGGAGCCATCGGACAATGCCAGGCTCGCGAACCTCTGCGGCCAGTTCGACGAACACTTGCGCCAAATCGAGCGGCGGCTCGGGGTCGAGATCCAGAACCGCGGAAATCAGTTCCAGATCATCGGCGCCGGGAAGGCGGCGCGGGCCGCCTATGAGGTAATCCGCAGTCTGTTCGATGCAGCTCAGCACGAGATCATCACGCCTGAGCGGGTGCATCTGTCGCTGCAGACCGCGAATGTCGACACGCTGGTCAGCGAAACCGGCGCACCAGAAGATGAGGCGCTGATCCGCACCAAGCGCTCAGTGATCCGGGCACGGGGGGCGAATCAGCGAAAATACCTGCAGAACATCGAACAGCACGACATCAATTTCGGCATCGGCCCCGCCGGTACGGGCAAAACCTATCTGGCAGTGGCCTGTGCGGTAGCAGCTTTAGAGCAGGAACAGGTCCGACGTCTGGTGTTGGCCCGCCCGGCGGTCGAAGCAGGCGAGAAACTGGGCTTTCTACCAGGCGACATGGCGCAGAAGATCGATCCCTACCTCCGCCCGCTTTACGACGCCCTGTACGAAATGCTGGGCTTCGAGCGTGTCGCCAAACTGATCGAGCGCAACGTGATCGAGGTGGCACCCCTGGCTTTCATGCGCGGCCGTACCTTGAACGATTCCTTCATCATCCTCGACGAGGCCCAGAACACGACAATCGAGCAGATCAAGATGTTCCTGACCCGCGTCGGCTTCGGCTCCCGGGCCGTCATCACCGGTGACATCACTCAGACCGATCTGCCGCGCAACAAGGAATCCGGGCTGCGTCACGTCCTGCAGGTGCTACGCGATGTGGAGGGCATCAGCTTCACCTTCTTCAGTACCCGCGACGTCGTGCGGCACCCCCTGGTGCAGCGCATCGTCGCCGCCTACGAAGCGCATGAAAAAGCGCAACAGGAGAGCAGCGAGTGA
- the ybeY gene encoding rRNA maturation RNase YbeY, giving the protein MIDLTLQQASSSEVPDASAFRVWAEAALEKPHAEVVLRIVDAEESAALNSAYRGKTGPTNVLSFPFVVPAGIPNDLLGDLVICAAVVEREAAEQGKPVEAHWAHMVVHGMLHLQGYDHIEEADAQVMENREIAILQSLGIENPYLEIQPE; this is encoded by the coding sequence GTGATCGATCTGACCCTGCAGCAGGCGAGCAGCTCTGAAGTGCCGGACGCGTCGGCGTTCCGGGTCTGGGCTGAGGCGGCGCTGGAAAAACCGCATGCGGAGGTCGTTCTCCGCATCGTCGATGCGGAGGAAAGCGCCGCCTTGAATTCGGCCTACCGGGGTAAGACCGGCCCGACCAACGTGCTCAGTTTTCCCTTTGTCGTGCCGGCGGGTATTCCCAACGATCTTTTGGGTGATCTGGTGATCTGCGCGGCGGTAGTCGAACGCGAAGCGGCGGAGCAGGGCAAACCTGTCGAAGCCCACTGGGCCCACATGGTCGTGCATGGAATGCTGCATCTGCAGGGCTACGACCACATCGAAGAAGCGGACGCTCAAGTCATGGAAAACCGCGAGATCGCGATCCTGCAAAGCTTGGGCATCGAAAATCCTTATCTGGAGATTCAACCGGAATGA